GCGTTCTCTGGGTAGTAGAACCCTTTAGCTCGTCCGGTCAAAATGGACTTACCTAGCGAGAGAGCACGCTGCGCTTGCTTCTCAGCTTTGCGCTTCCAGGTTGCTCTCCGCATACTGCGTTTGGACTTGGACGTTTTCTTCTTGGGAACCGCCATGACTGCGTATGCCGAAATTTTTCACAACCTTTCAAGTATACAGCATATCTATAGACCTGACTATGCCCTAAGACGCAAGGCATTTGAACGGAAGTTCGTTACTATCAAACCAGTTGGGTCTGCGCCGAGGGGAGCGATCGCGTTTCGCATCGGTCGGAGTGTCTCAAGAAACGTATAGGAGAGCTTGTGCTGGAATTCACTCGCAATACGTCCCGGGAAGGCGAAATTCTAGAAGTTGTTCTGCGGCGCGGTTGGGACTATATGCGGCGGTTGCTGAGTGGCAGCAAAACCGATGAACCAGAACCACCCCCGCCGGAGGTGCTGCGCAGCATCTTGGTCGATCTCGGCCCGGTCTATGTGAAGCTAGGGCAGTTGTTGAGCACCCGCCCAGATTTGCTATCGCCGGAGTATATTGCGGCGCTCAGTGAGCTGCAGTCGGGGGTGCCGCCGGTGCCGCCGGTTGAGATTGAACGATTTAT
This sequence is a window from Candidatus Obscuribacterales bacterium. Protein-coding genes within it:
- the rpmF gene encoding 50S ribosomal protein L32, which gives rise to MAVPKKKTSKSKRSMRRATWKRKAEKQAQRALSLGKSILTGRAKGFYYPENADDEDEDE